GCTTGCCGCGTCTTATCCGGCCTGGGGGTAACGTGCTGAACGTAGGCCGGATAAGGCGTTCACGCCGCATCCGGCAGGTCGTATTAATCAATAAACAAGGCGGGAGAAATGCCGAATCGCGTTGCCAGTTTTTTAGCGTGTTCCAGCGTTAATTTTCTCTTCCCGTTCAAAACGCGTGACACCATCGATTTACTGCCAATTTCCGGAAGATCAGAAAGGGTTAAACCGTATTGATCCATCAGGGTACGAATCACAGCAACACCGCCAGGCATGGCTTGAGCCATGGCATTAAATT
The DNA window shown above is from Escherichia sp. E4742 and carries:
- the higA gene encoding type II toxin-antitoxin system antitoxin HigA; this translates as MIAIADILQAGEKLTAVAPFLAGIQNEEQYAQALELVDHLLLNDPENPLLDLVCAKITAWEESASEFAEFNAMAQAMPGGVAVIRTLMDQYGLTLSDLPEIGSKSMVSRVLNGKRKLTLEHAKKLATRFGISPALFID